A single genomic interval of Desulforegula conservatrix Mb1Pa harbors:
- a CDS encoding FAD-dependent oxidoreductase: MKDPVFQSIRINNMTVKNRIYLPAMHLSMCENYMVTERLCDFYAERAKGGAGMVCVGYATIDELSASKGYIGAHDDAFIPGLSKLAEAIKSNGARAAVQLNHSGRYNHSFLTEGKQPVAPSAIASRLTGETPRELTVPEIKEIIKRFADAAARVKKAGFDAVEVLCGTGYLISEFFSPLTNQRTDEYGGSDENRMRFGLEIMAAVRAAVGPDFPVMIRINGNDFMPGGQGRIPHLNFAKAMDASGNINAMCVNVGWHEARVPQIVASVPRGVFAFLARGIRESVKVPVIASHRINDIATARELIADEMCDMVAMGRSLIADPYLPAKAMAGREKEVVHCIACGQGCFDNLFKMKSVECLCNPRAGHERETIIEQTKTPKKVMVIGGGAAGMSAALAAHERGHDVTLYEADSILGGQLYLAAAPPGRAEFAELAKDLATQVSVNAIKLRLNTMVTPEIIDAEKPDHVIIATGAKPITPRIPGIDKPHVVQAWDVLLNKAHTGKNVVIIGGGAVGVETSIFLAEKGTLPADAVKFLLVNRAEDPEVLYEMSVKGTKTVTLLEMTDSIGKDIGRSTRWTMIQEMKRIGIRTGVQSKAVEILDKAVRIEHDGNVEEIPADSVVIAAGAMPYNPVQELLEKKGVPFTVAGDAGKIALAFDAVHQGFLAGRSID; this comes from the coding sequence ATGAAAGATCCTGTATTCCAGTCTATAAGAATCAATAATATGACCGTTAAAAACAGAATCTATCTTCCGGCAATGCATCTTAGCATGTGCGAGAACTATATGGTGACGGAAAGGCTGTGTGACTTTTATGCCGAAAGGGCAAAAGGCGGGGCTGGAATGGTCTGTGTCGGCTATGCGACAATTGATGAGCTTTCTGCAAGCAAAGGCTATATCGGTGCCCATGACGATGCATTTATCCCCGGCCTTTCAAAGCTGGCAGAAGCAATAAAAAGTAATGGAGCAAGAGCCGCTGTTCAGCTTAACCATTCAGGGCGCTACAATCATTCGTTTCTCACAGAGGGGAAGCAGCCCGTTGCTCCTTCTGCAATAGCTTCAAGGCTTACCGGTGAAACCCCGCGCGAGCTTACAGTGCCTGAAATAAAGGAAATCATCAAACGATTCGCAGATGCTGCGGCAAGGGTTAAAAAAGCAGGGTTCGATGCAGTGGAAGTTCTCTGCGGAACAGGATATCTGATCAGCGAGTTCTTCTCTCCGCTTACAAACCAGAGGACAGACGAATACGGCGGATCAGATGAAAACAGGATGCGTTTCGGCCTTGAAATAATGGCCGCGGTACGAGCTGCTGTTGGCCCTGATTTTCCTGTAATGATCCGCATAAACGGAAACGATTTCATGCCCGGCGGTCAGGGCAGGATTCCCCATCTCAATTTTGCAAAGGCAATGGATGCTTCGGGGAATATCAACGCAATGTGCGTGAATGTGGGCTGGCATGAAGCCCGTGTTCCCCAGATTGTGGCAAGCGTTCCAAGGGGAGTTTTCGCATTCCTTGCAAGGGGAATCAGGGAATCTGTAAAGGTTCCTGTAATCGCAAGCCACCGTATAAATGACATTGCAACTGCCCGTGAACTCATTGCGGATGAAATGTGCGATATGGTAGCAATGGGCAGAAGCCTTATTGCAGATCCATACCTTCCTGCAAAGGCAATGGCTGGCAGGGAAAAGGAAGTTGTTCACTGTATTGCCTGCGGTCAGGGCTGTTTTGACAACCTTTTTAAGATGAAGTCTGTGGAATGTCTGTGCAATCCAAGGGCAGGCCATGAGCGGGAAACAATCATCGAGCAGACAAAAACACCAAAGAAAGTCATGGTAATAGGCGGCGGAGCGGCAGGAATGAGCGCTGCCCTTGCAGCACATGAAAGAGGCCACGATGTGACCCTTTATGAAGCCGATTCCATTCTTGGCGGCCAGCTCTATCTTGCCGCTGCTCCTCCTGGAAGAGCCGAATTCGCAGAGCTTGCGAAGGACCTTGCTACCCAGGTTTCTGTAAACGCAATCAAGCTTAGGCTTAATACAATGGTTACACCTGAGATAATAGACGCTGAAAAACCTGACCACGTAATAATAGCGACAGGAGCAAAACCGATCACTCCAAGAATTCCGGGGATTGACAAGCCCCATGTTGTTCAGGCGTGGGACGTGCTTCTCAACAAGGCCCACACAGGAAAAAATGTTGTCATAATCGGCGGCGGAGCTGTTGGTGTCGAAACTTCCATTTTTCTTGCCGAAAAAGGAACCCTTCCGGCCGATGCCGTGAAATTCCTTCTGGTAAACAGGGCTGAAGATCCTGAAGTTCTTTATGAAATGTCCGTAAAAGGCACTAAGACAGTTACTCTTCTTGAAATGACCGATTCAATTGGAAAAGATATAGGACGCTCCACAAGATGGACAATGATACAGGAAATGAAACGCATCGGTATAAGAACAGGCGTGCAGAGCAAGGCTGTTGAAATCCTTGATAAGGCTGTGAGAATTGAACATGACGGCAATGTTGAGGAAATTCCTGCTGATTCAGTTGTAATAGCTGCGGGCGCCATGCCTTATAATCCTGTTCAGGAACTTCTTGAGAAAAAAGGTGTTCCTTTTACGGTCGCAGGCGACGCAGGTAAAATAGCCCTTGCTTTTGATGCGGTTCATCAGGGATTCCTTGCCGGAAGGTCGATAGACTGA
- a CDS encoding chemotaxis protein CheW translates to MVDIDGAIMETDNQSFLTFRLGSLKFAINVLNVREIFHLSELTPVEEMPDYMAGVMNLRGKIIPVMDLNLRFGRPRERYMLTDRIVTIVTEDGNMTGLIVSEIHDVLTIPGSAMEQPPLFGHEKESLASFVVSLAKTGSDILMILNLERLVYFSCMTDQLEKDGDVASDAGEKLVFCPEASPEEMAVFHARAMELMGSSGLESISESIPVAVADISGEFYGIDLASVQEFAMIHGITPVPCCPAHIIGNMNLRGNVLTLIDIRGVFDLQFSDAKSEAKAIVVSSGDIVVGLAVDDILDIIHIHPSEMVESPSGLREGKEKYIRGTAPYDGRIMSIINIPKILAGGELTVNEEI, encoded by the coding sequence ATGGTAGATATTGATGGAGCTATTATGGAAACAGATAATCAATCATTTCTAACCTTCAGACTCGGAAGTTTGAAATTTGCCATAAATGTCCTGAATGTCAGGGAAATTTTTCATCTTTCCGAGCTCACCCCTGTCGAGGAAATGCCAGATTACATGGCCGGAGTCATGAACCTCAGGGGGAAAATAATCCCTGTCATGGACCTCAATCTCAGATTCGGAAGGCCCAGAGAACGCTATATGCTTACAGACAGGATTGTCACTATTGTCACTGAAGATGGCAATATGACAGGATTAATAGTCAGTGAGATTCATGATGTCCTCACCATTCCCGGGTCTGCCATGGAACAGCCTCCTTTATTCGGGCATGAAAAGGAAAGCCTTGCTTCTTTTGTTGTCTCCCTTGCAAAAACGGGAAGCGATATTTTGATGATCCTTAATCTTGAAAGGCTTGTCTATTTTTCATGCATGACTGATCAACTTGAAAAAGATGGGGATGTAGCCAGCGATGCAGGGGAGAAACTCGTTTTCTGCCCGGAAGCCTCGCCTGAAGAAATGGCCGTTTTTCATGCGCGCGCAATGGAGCTGATGGGGTCATCCGGGCTGGAAAGTATTTCAGAGAGCATACCTGTGGCTGTGGCAGATATTTCCGGCGAATTTTATGGCATTGACCTTGCCTCTGTGCAGGAATTTGCCATGATTCACGGCATTACCCCTGTCCCTTGCTGCCCGGCGCACATCATCGGAAACATGAATCTCAGGGGCAATGTTCTTACCCTGATTGACATTCGAGGCGTTTTTGATCTTCAATTTTCCGACGCAAAATCAGAAGCGAAGGCCATTGTCGTTTCAAGCGGGGACATTGTTGTCGGTCTGGCTGTCGATGACATCCTTGACATAATTCATATTCATCCCTCTGAGATGGTTGAGTCGCCATCGGGGCTGCGTGAGGGAAAGGAAAAATATATCAGGGGAACCGCGCCTTATGACGGCAGGATCATGAGCATCATAAATATCCCGAAAATTCTGGCCGGAGGTGAGCTGACGGTCAATGAAGAAATATAA
- a CDS encoding HAMP domain-containing methyl-accepting chemotaxis protein has protein sequence MKNRFRLWHRILLGYMVPVFLFLVVAVIVFVSMQSFKEHLGRMNHVYAFADSMKELSLRLASMQRSVRGYILTGEKGSRDRYMEAEKEFQDTIKTLLAMPDDARQSEDLRKIKDLEGKINDILKAQVDLVDKGEKAKVIEHFEANNTIGLATDFQDLMDELKNREMEELKRTTDNVQSGMARISVTIILGPIFCLLLAIAAGLWIASRIGRTIMEATTALSSTSAEMATTSSQHERTASMQAAMVSETTSTFDEVGASSRQVAEQAESAASLAQRASTLTKEGNDTVRQTMEGVRSLREKVVGIANQILQLGEKTGQIGGLANIVMDLAGQTNMLALNAAVEAARAGEHGKGFAVVATEVRKLADQSKRSAEQANLLIGEIQKATNSTIMATEEGTKRVEEVTRMTEKVDDLFRSLASAAASVFENAQQVLLNARQQSDALKQVTEAMNEIGRGAKETAAGISQTKVGIQELDRTAQMLKDTV, from the coding sequence ATGAAAAACAGGTTCAGACTGTGGCATCGAATACTTCTCGGATATATGGTGCCGGTTTTTCTTTTTTTGGTGGTCGCTGTCATAGTCTTTGTCAGTATGCAGTCTTTCAAGGAGCATCTTGGTAGAATGAACCATGTTTATGCCTTTGCGGACAGCATGAAGGAATTGTCCCTTAGGCTTGCCAGCATGCAGAGATCTGTCAGGGGTTATATTCTGACAGGAGAGAAAGGCTCAAGAGATCGGTATATGGAGGCGGAAAAGGAGTTCCAGGATACGATTAAAACTCTCCTTGCGATGCCGGATGACGCGCGGCAGTCAGAAGATCTCAGAAAAATTAAGGATCTGGAGGGCAAAATCAATGATATCCTGAAGGCCCAAGTCGATCTTGTGGACAAAGGTGAAAAGGCAAAGGTTATTGAGCATTTTGAGGCCAATAACACCATAGGACTGGCCACTGATTTTCAGGATCTGATGGATGAACTGAAGAACAGGGAAATGGAAGAACTTAAAAGGACTACAGATAATGTTCAGTCAGGAATGGCAAGGATCAGCGTAACGATCATCCTTGGCCCCATATTTTGCCTGTTGCTGGCAATTGCTGCGGGACTATGGATAGCGAGCCGCATAGGCAGGACGATAATGGAGGCTACAACTGCCCTGTCATCCACTTCTGCTGAAATGGCGACGACATCCAGCCAGCATGAGCGTACGGCAAGCATGCAGGCCGCAATGGTAAGCGAGACAACATCCACCTTTGATGAAGTAGGAGCTTCATCCCGTCAGGTGGCTGAACAGGCCGAGTCTGCCGCATCCCTAGCACAACGGGCTTCGACGCTCACAAAGGAAGGGAATGACACTGTGCGACAGACAATGGAAGGCGTAAGAAGTCTCAGGGAAAAGGTTGTTGGCATAGCAAACCAGATTCTTCAGCTTGGCGAAAAAACAGGTCAGATAGGAGGACTTGCCAATATAGTCATGGATCTTGCTGGCCAGACAAATATGCTGGCTCTTAACGCTGCTGTCGAGGCTGCCAGGGCGGGCGAACACGGCAAAGGTTTTGCCGTCGTCGCCACAGAAGTGAGAAAACTTGCCGATCAAAGCAAAAGGTCAGCTGAACAGGCTAATCTTCTCATCGGAGAGATCCAGAAGGCCACAAATTCCACGATCATGGCGACTGAAGAAGGCACAAAAAGGGTCGAGGAAGTGACAAGAATGACTGAAAAAGTGGATGATCTGTTCAGATCACTTGCGTCTGCGGCCGCAAGCGTTTTTGAAAATGCCCAGCAGGTATTGCTGAACGCGAGACAGCAGTCCGACGCCCTTAAACAGGTGACAGAAGCCATGAACGAAATCGGCAGGGGCGCAAAAGAGACCGCCGCCGGAATCAGCCAGACCAAGGTAGGGATTCAGGAGCTGGACAGAACAGCGCAGATGCTCAAGGATACGGTATAA
- a CDS encoding hybrid sensor histidine kinase/response regulator, with protein MIEDKELRDIFKLESDEHLQHLNDGLLRLESEPENKAILEEVFREAHSLKGASRMINLTKIENLSHHMEDIIGSSLKGEVSLTPSLFDTLYHALDVIRVLVKEAVDGVSRENVPVSDILELLKSRGETRQPQYGDEKAEDGNIKNENPGEEEHDQIVSCSSSTGDDIFRIESIRVETKKLDDLMTLVGELNVTRSRTVHRLSEMEEALVLWDGLCRKADEVDHELSVRMGDVLNRLKNGIFEDSSKLDLVCGDLEEKIRTTRLLPMNTLFRLFPRMIRDISKERGMEAGLAVTGGETRADKRIIEEMKDPLMHIIRNAIDHGLEEPAEREKKGKPKAGTICLGAFQTGDSVIIEVADDGKGMNIEAIRQTALKMKLDRKEAIEAMNHDEIMNLVFRPGFSTSSFVSDLSGRGVGLDVVRANVDRLKGIVRVESVPGQGTCFRIQLPVTLATIRVMIAAVGDLKYGLPLEYIEQTFMLKRRDLFKIEGRETIRLDGAPVSVVRLFDLLELPLHRSNRAGNRKSASDSIPCVIISSGGHRLGLIMDEMLDEQEVVLKPQSRILKKVRNVSGTTILGTGEICMILAPQDIIRSVRKRDLPVIAENTESETDNKKKTLLAAEDSLTTRTQMKRILEGAGYEVVTAVDGMDAYNKLGTRDFDALITDVIMPNMDGLTLTAKVREDRKYSEMPIILVTSLALDEDRKKGVEAGANAYITKPGFDQKVFLDTLKRLV; from the coding sequence ATGATAGAGGATAAGGAACTCAGGGATATTTTTAAACTGGAGAGCGACGAACATCTCCAGCATCTCAACGATGGCCTTCTGCGTCTTGAATCCGAGCCGGAAAACAAGGCCATTCTTGAGGAAGTTTTCAGGGAGGCTCACAGTCTCAAGGGCGCCTCGCGGATGATCAATCTTACAAAGATCGAAAATCTGTCCCATCATATGGAAGACATTATCGGATCATCTCTTAAGGGAGAGGTTTCCCTGACCCCATCGCTTTTCGATACTCTCTATCATGCCTTGGATGTCATCAGGGTGCTGGTGAAGGAGGCTGTGGATGGAGTCTCAAGGGAAAATGTTCCTGTCTCTGACATTCTCGAACTCCTTAAATCAAGAGGTGAAACAAGGCAGCCACAATACGGGGATGAAAAAGCTGAGGACGGGAATATTAAAAATGAAAACCCAGGAGAAGAAGAACACGATCAGATTGTGTCCTGTTCTTCAAGCACAGGAGATGACATATTCAGGATTGAATCCATCCGGGTTGAGACAAAAAAGCTGGATGATCTGATGACCCTGGTGGGAGAGCTGAATGTAACCAGAAGCCGTACTGTTCACAGGCTTTCTGAAATGGAAGAGGCCCTGGTTTTATGGGACGGGCTATGCAGAAAAGCTGATGAAGTTGATCATGAACTCTCAGTCCGCATGGGCGATGTTCTTAACCGCCTTAAAAATGGCATCTTTGAGGACAGTTCCAAGCTTGATCTCGTATGCGGGGATCTTGAGGAAAAAATAAGGACCACGAGACTTCTTCCAATGAATACCCTTTTCAGGCTTTTTCCCAGAATGATACGTGATATTTCCAAAGAACGTGGCATGGAGGCTGGCCTTGCCGTGACTGGCGGAGAAACCAGGGCAGATAAAAGAATCATAGAGGAAATGAAGGATCCTCTAATGCATATTATCAGAAACGCCATAGATCATGGTCTGGAAGAGCCGGCAGAGCGTGAAAAAAAAGGAAAGCCGAAAGCAGGAACGATTTGTCTCGGCGCTTTTCAGACAGGAGACTCTGTTATTATTGAGGTGGCGGATGACGGGAAGGGGATGAATATCGAGGCCATCAGGCAGACCGCCCTGAAAATGAAGCTGGACAGAAAAGAGGCGATTGAGGCCATGAACCATGATGAAATAATGAATCTTGTATTCAGGCCCGGTTTTTCCACAAGTTCTTTTGTGTCAGATTTATCAGGACGAGGTGTGGGGCTTGATGTGGTCAGGGCCAACGTGGACAGGCTTAAAGGGATTGTCCGGGTGGAGAGCGTTCCTGGTCAGGGAACCTGTTTCAGGATTCAGCTGCCTGTCACACTTGCAACCATCCGCGTGATGATAGCTGCCGTAGGAGATCTCAAATATGGTTTGCCGCTTGAATATATTGAACAGACATTCATGCTCAAAAGGAGAGATCTTTTCAAGATAGAAGGCAGGGAAACGATCAGGCTGGACGGGGCGCCTGTCTCTGTTGTCAGACTTTTTGATCTCCTGGAGCTTCCCCTTCATCGAAGCAATCGGGCCGGGAACCGCAAATCTGCTTCTGACTCCATTCCCTGTGTCATCATTTCAAGCGGAGGCCATAGGCTTGGACTTATAATGGATGAGATGCTGGACGAGCAGGAAGTGGTACTAAAGCCCCAGAGCAGGATTCTGAAAAAAGTCAGAAATGTGTCAGGAACAACAATACTCGGAACTGGCGAGATCTGTATGATCCTTGCCCCGCAGGACATAATAAGATCCGTGCGGAAGCGGGATCTGCCGGTTATAGCTGAAAATACCGAAAGCGAAACAGATAATAAGAAAAAAACCTTGCTCGCTGCTGAAGACAGCCTGACCACAAGAACCCAGATGAAACGCATTCTCGAGGGCGCGGGCTATGAAGTCGTAACAGCCGTGGATGGAATGGACGCTTATAATAAACTCGGAACAAGGGATTTTGACGCTCTTATAACAGATGTCATCATGCCTAATATGGACGGCCTCACACTTACCGCAAAGGTGAGGGAAGACAGGAAGTACAGCGAGATGCCCATAATTCTGGTTACATCCCTTGCCCTGGATGAAGACAGAAAAAAAGGCGTTGAGGCAGGAGCAAATGCATATATCACAAAACCTGGATTTGACCAAAAGGTGTTTCTGGACACCCTGAAGAGGCTGGTCTGA
- a CDS encoding CheR family methyltransferase gives MNPLMEKIHLERCCNLIAMRTGIIIRVDERGSLRDYILTKLRSSSITSVESYFSILESDSTESRQEWRDLINGITIGESYFFRDKGQFGLLENRILPELIELRKKERALRIWSAGCSTGEEAYSLAILVSKLIPAPSDWKIFILGTDINEEFVKKAGKGFYGQWSFRRVEPDIKERYFKKRRDQWEIDGRIRDMVIFRTMNLVEEQIPGHYADLHNMDLILCRNLFIYFSRNSVAKVLKKLVSILAIDGYLMTGHGELHNQELDPLTPLIFSESVIYRKSGINKGNTGQAVRMTVMMPEKPLSCIQGKNHVSFNAEKTVHVTPDYPRPAIMVDENVLVEDMKSLFRSGDYAGVIKKAGAALDINPGNTDAYFFMARAYAGKGLYDEALKQLRHLLGYNPVNTGAYLLLAQISEIMGDHEGAKDSLKKVIYLDPGSVEAHLELGSIYRKEKDQVRSSKMRTTALQLINALPPETVFEIYDGISASDLGKYVAKMLEDE, from the coding sequence ATGAATCCATTAATGGAAAAAATTCATTTGGAAAGATGCTGCAATCTTATCGCCATGCGGACAGGCATAATAATCCGCGTGGACGAGCGCGGATCATTGCGTGATTATATTCTCACAAAACTCAGATCCTCATCGATTACGAGCGTGGAATCATATTTCAGCATCCTCGAATCTGACTCGACGGAAAGCAGGCAGGAATGGAGGGATCTGATAAACGGCATAACCATCGGAGAATCCTATTTCTTCAGGGACAAGGGGCAATTTGGCCTTCTTGAAAACAGGATTCTGCCGGAGCTTATAGAACTCAGAAAAAAGGAACGCGCCCTGCGTATCTGGAGTGCCGGATGTTCGACAGGCGAAGAAGCCTATTCCCTTGCAATTCTTGTGAGCAAATTGATCCCTGCGCCCAGCGACTGGAAGATCTTCATTCTTGGAACAGATATAAACGAAGAATTTGTAAAAAAGGCAGGCAAGGGCTTTTATGGCCAGTGGTCTTTCCGAAGAGTAGAGCCTGACATAAAGGAGAGATATTTTAAAAAACGAAGGGATCAATGGGAAATAGACGGCAGGATCAGGGATATGGTCATCTTCAGGACCATGAATCTTGTTGAAGAGCAGATTCCGGGACATTACGCAGATCTACACAATATGGATCTCATCCTCTGCCGTAATCTTTTCATATATTTCAGCAGAAATTCTGTGGCTAAAGTCCTGAAAAAACTGGTCAGTATCCTCGCTATCGACGGCTATCTCATGACCGGTCACGGCGAACTTCACAATCAGGAACTTGACCCTCTGACCCCTTTGATCTTTTCTGAATCCGTGATCTATCGCAAGTCAGGAATAAACAAAGGAAATACAGGGCAGGCAGTTCGAATGACAGTCATGATGCCTGAAAAACCGTTATCCTGCATTCAGGGAAAGAACCATGTCAGTTTCAATGCAGAAAAAACCGTTCACGTCACACCCGATTATCCTCGCCCGGCCATCATGGTTGATGAAAATGTTTTGGTCGAAGATATGAAGTCTCTTTTCAGGTCAGGAGATTATGCAGGCGTCATTAAAAAGGCAGGGGCTGCCCTGGATATTAATCCTGGAAATACCGACGCCTATTTTTTCATGGCAAGGGCGTATGCAGGCAAAGGGCTTTATGATGAAGCGTTAAAACAGCTCAGGCACCTGCTCGGATATAATCCGGTCAATACAGGGGCATATCTTCTTCTTGCCCAGATATCAGAAATTATGGGTGACCATGAAGGCGCAAAGGATTCGCTGAAAAAGGTTATATATCTTGATCCAGGCTCGGTTGAGGCTCATCTGGAGCTTGGCTCCATTTACCGGAAAGAGAAAGATCAGGTACGTTCATCCAAAATGAGAACCACGGCTTTGCAGCTTATTAACGCCCTGCCTCCTGAAACCGTATTTGAAATCTATGACGGAATCTCTGCCAGTGATCTGGGGAAATATGTGGCAAAAATGCTCGAAGATGAGTGA
- the cheB gene encoding chemotaxis-specific protein-glutamate methyltransferase CheB translates to MNVTGGNKKIRVILVDDSQIAIAVLKRMLDTSPDIEIVGSAINGIDAMRMILELNPDIVCTDFHMPLMDGLSLTRQIMKTSPRPILIVSVSVYEGSRNVFDLLEAGALDVYCKPRNALDFEFERHAAELIRKIRILSGVKVIRRWKTDQSAITESGQARSLAGAYARRPGRIAVIGASTGGPQALERILSRLPSDFPIPVVCVQHITEGFMEGMLEWLSTKCSMRLKFARSGEYPSPGVIYFPQEKKHLEFSDDGRFVVCEGATFEGHCPSITVTMRSAAECFRVSVIAALLTGMGKDGAEGMLAVRRAGGFTIAQDEESSIVFGMARQAIEIGGAVSVLPLNEIAGAIISYGAGLKGVHP, encoded by the coding sequence ATGAATGTAACAGGCGGCAACAAAAAAATCAGGGTCATACTTGTGGATGATTCCCAGATAGCCATAGCTGTCCTGAAACGCATGCTGGACACCTCTCCTGATATTGAGATCGTTGGATCTGCCATAAACGGCATTGATGCCATGAGAATGATCCTTGAGCTGAATCCTGATATTGTATGCACTGATTTTCACATGCCTTTAATGGACGGGCTCAGTCTGACAAGGCAGATAATGAAGACTTCTCCACGCCCTATACTTATTGTGAGCGTTTCTGTTTATGAAGGATCGAGGAATGTATTTGATCTGCTAGAAGCTGGCGCACTTGATGTTTATTGTAAGCCAAGGAACGCCCTTGATTTTGAGTTCGAAAGACACGCTGCCGAACTGATACGCAAAATCAGGATTCTTTCGGGTGTAAAAGTCATAAGAAGATGGAAAACAGATCAGTCCGCCATTACAGAGTCAGGTCAGGCGAGGTCCCTTGCAGGCGCATACGCTCGGCGTCCCGGAAGAATAGCCGTGATCGGAGCATCTACGGGCGGCCCCCAGGCCCTCGAGCGTATACTTTCCCGTTTGCCGTCGGATTTTCCCATACCTGTTGTCTGTGTTCAGCATATCACGGAAGGATTTATGGAAGGCATGCTGGAATGGCTGTCCACAAAATGCAGTATGAGGCTGAAATTTGCCCGGTCAGGAGAATATCCTTCTCCGGGTGTCATTTATTTCCCCCAGGAAAAAAAACATCTGGAATTCAGCGACGACGGGAGATTTGTCGTGTGCGAAGGAGCGACCTTCGAAGGTCATTGCCCGTCAATAACAGTCACCATGCGTTCAGCTGCGGAATGTTTCAGAGTTTCTGTTATAGCCGCTCTCCTGACAGGCATGGGCAAGGACGGGGCCGAGGGAATGCTTGCCGTACGCAGGGCGGGCGGATTCACCATTGCCCAGGATGAGGAAAGCAGCATTGTTTTCGGAATGGCGAGGCAGGCAATTGAAATCGGAGGCGCAGTGAGTGTTCTTCCTCTAAACGAAATAGCAGGAGCCATAATCAGTTACGGCGCAGGACTGAAGGGCGTTCATCCTTGA
- a CDS encoding hybrid sensor histidine kinase/response regulator — protein MIEKNVINDCSAMNPGNCDLIAIAEDSPIQSEILRRILIEEGYRVNAANNGADLLQSINRERPALVITDIIMPNMNGFEVCRRIKDDLNLKSIPVILVTSLTDPMDVLHGLECGADDFIMKPFRKDYLCSQIKNLIDDGNAMSRENSDGNLELRYGKKCILVKTGRRQILNILVSTYTDAVEKRHQLQVSQEEISRFNEHLEQKVIERTKELEAEIASRKAVQEELEKKNEEIRTVTRQLWQATKLATMGELAASIAHELNNPLATVSLRVEAMMMNKSHESPEFHSLEVVSQEVERMGNLVANLLQFSRRSHSQISTMNLFDEVKGTIELIHYHLKKRNIQVSLDFPDDLPQVHADRQQIRQLFLNLFTNAGDAMPKGGILFIRAMSDSKIRIEVEDTGTGITPENLPKITEPFFTTKEEGKGTGLGLPICRRIMKEHHGDLLIESDFGKGAKIILIFPLTTYRNGNYLKD, from the coding sequence ATGATCGAAAAGAATGTCATAAATGACTGTTCCGCCATGAATCCTGGTAACTGCGACCTGATTGCCATTGCAGAGGACAGTCCTATTCAGTCCGAGATCCTCAGACGCATTCTCATTGAAGAAGGATATAGGGTGAATGCCGCTAACAATGGGGCAGATCTTCTTCAATCGATAAACAGGGAAAGACCCGCACTTGTGATCACGGACATAATAATGCCGAACATGAACGGATTCGAAGTCTGCCGAAGGATCAAGGATGACTTGAATCTCAAATCCATCCCTGTAATTCTTGTTACCAGTCTCACAGATCCGATGGATGTCCTCCACGGTCTGGAATGTGGAGCCGACGATTTCATAATGAAGCCCTTCAGAAAGGACTATCTTTGCTCCCAGATAAAGAATCTGATTGATGATGGCAATGCCATGTCGAGGGAAAACTCTGACGGGAACCTCGAACTCAGGTACGGGAAAAAATGTATTCTGGTGAAAACAGGGCGCAGGCAGATCCTCAATATTCTTGTTTCCACATATACCGACGCAGTTGAAAAAAGGCACCAGCTACAGGTTTCCCAGGAAGAGATTTCGCGCTTCAATGAACATCTGGAGCAGAAGGTTATTGAGAGAACAAAAGAGCTTGAAGCTGAAATTGCCAGCCGGAAGGCTGTTCAAGAAGAACTGGAAAAGAAGAACGAAGAGATCAGAACCGTAACCCGTCAGCTCTGGCAGGCCACAAAACTTGCCACAATGGGCGAGCTTGCTGCGAGCATAGCGCACGAGCTGAACAACCCCCTTGCGACCGTAAGTCTGCGTGTGGAGGCCATGATGATGAATAAATCCCATGAAAGTCCCGAATTCCATTCACTTGAGGTGGTAAGCCAGGAAGTGGAGCGCATGGGGAATCTTGTGGCCAACCTCCTCCAGTTTAGCAGGCGCAGTCACAGCCAGATTTCTACCATGAATCTTTTTGACGAAGTAAAAGGAACGATCGAGCTTATCCATTACCATCTCAAAAAAAGAAATATTCAGGTATCCCTGGATTTCCCGGATGATCTGCCCCAGGTTCATGCGGACAGGCAGCAGATACGCCAGCTTTTTCTGAATCTTTTCACGAATGCGGGCGATGCCATGCCAAAGGGTGGAATCCTCTTCATACGGGCAATGTCGGACAGCAAGATACGCATCGAGGTCGAAGATACCGGAACAGGAATAACACCCGAGAATCTTCCGAAAATTACGGAGCCTTTTTTTACGACAAAAGAAGAAGGAAAGGGCACGGGTCTGGGGCTTCCCATATGCCGCAGGATCATGAAAGAGCATCATGGAGATCTGCTTATTGAAAGCGACTTTGGCAAAGGAGCTAAAATAATACTCATTTTCCCTCTGACTACTTATAGAAACGGGAATTATCTGAAAGACTGA